TTGCAgaaaaggcctggcaaagcatcacaaagaaggaaacccagcgtttggtgatatCCATTCGTTTCAGACTTGGAAAGGATTCTCATGTATTAAAAATTATTTATCCAATTACATTAGAGCTCCTGAAATAAGTCaactgtatgaaaatggtttcaattcctaaacgtttcatacaatctttttttttcaaccccttgaattaaagctgaaagacttcacttcaattgcatcttggttgttttgGCGTATAGAGCCAAAATTCTGAAAATTGTGTCCAGATATTTCCGGACCTACCTGTATCTACACACTCCAACTTTCCAGCTCTTAAACAAGCAATAATTTGAGCTCCACAACTGATGTGCTCGCCTATCAAGTGATAAGGACAGGGTTGCTATCgttcatgtaaaatgttatttaacgTATATCTGCTGTTTATTTTACTAAACTGAACATTAAAGCTTTCAAACATTTCCTACTCTGTATCAccaaacaacatagaaataGTTGTTCTAACGAGAAAAGGTGTGGCCGCTTTGGcaatgtcattttgtgttattaaATAAAACTTTGAAAAGTCTGAGAgcataaccttttttttttatgaaagcaTCCATGCAAGGTAGATTTGATGATATTTACACATATAttattgttaaataaacagccaaaacagTACTTTAAAGGAAGGCTGTCAGTGGGTGCTAATGGGTATGAAAGGGTTAAGAAACTGTTTCCATTTGTCGATTAATGGAATGTGACACGTTATTTACCAAAGATGTCTTCATTGTCacttcaaatataattttttgcagATCTACAAATCCACCAAATGCAATGACATGAGGCAAACTGGGTATTGTCCTCGAGGTCCCTTTTGTGCTTTTGCACATGTAGAAAGTAAGTGAGCTCCTCAAAATAATGCTGTCTTGGTTGtggacaacaacaacattaaaacatttactttgaGAGGTTGTTAAAACTTTCTGTCTGATTATATTCTTTCAGGGATTCCGTCAGAGGAGACAATGAACTCACTGCTAACAGCAATGCAGTCGGGCTCGCAGGCCAAGCTGGGCTCTCAGCAGTATTCAGAGTGTTCGGTCAGCGAGTGGGGCAACGGTGCGAACTCGATCAGCTGCAGCAACAACGGTCAAGTGGGGAATGTATGACTTCTAATTATtattccctctctgtgtcttttgCCCTTTAACTTCTCAGGTTGAAAAATATACTGTCAGTATATAACATACAATCAATTGGACTCTGAATAGATGAGATAAAATATGATGattgaagaaaagaaaaatagcTCATCCATATTTATCACAACATTGgtatatttttgccattttctttttctgttgttctgtttcaTGTACTTTGCATTTCACCACTTTGTTACCATTTTGGCACGCTGGCAGTACTAGTCCCCCAGGGGTTCAAAGagtaattaaaatgaatgtaagatataaagaaaagCTCTTAAAAAGGCACAACCACTACATTTCATTCAGTCTAAAGCCAATATTTGATctattacagtggggagaacaagtatttgatacactgccgattttgcaggttttcctacttacaaagcatgtagaggtctaatttttatcatgggtacacttcagctatgagagacggaatctaaaacaaaaatccagaaaatcacattgtatgatctttaaataattaatttgcattttattgcacatttatttctttaagaagccctcctgttctccactcaatacctgtattaactgcacctgtttgaactcgttacctgtatagaagacacctgtccacacacacaatcaatcagacaccaatctctccacaatggccaagaccagagagctgtgttaggacatcagggataaaattgtagatgtgggatgggctacaggacaataggcacacagcttggtgagaaggcaacaactgttggcgcaattattagaaaatggaagaagttcaagatgacagtcaatctccctcggtctggggctccatgcaagtaTTCACCTCGTGTGGCATCAATGaacatgaggaaggtaagggatcagcccagaactaaatggcaggacctggtcaatgacctgaagagagctgggaccacagtcttaaaaaaatcattagtaacacactacgccgtcatggattaaaatcctgcagcgcacgcaaggtccccatgcttttctgcaaaggggacaggacgactgcaccgtattgaggggaggatggatggggccatgtatcgtgagatcttggccaacaacctccttccctcagtaagagcattgaagatgggtcgtggctgggtcttccaacatgacaacaacccgaaacacacagccagggcaactaaggagtggctccgtaagaagcatctcaaggtcctggagtggcctagccagtctccagacctgaacccaatagaaaatctttgtatGGAGCTGacagtccatattgcccagcgacagccccgaaacctgaaggatctggagaaggtctgtatggaggagtgggccaaaatccctgctgcagggtttttgcaaacctggtcaagaactacaggaaaagtatgatctctgtaattgcaaaaataggtttctgtaccaaatattaagttctgcttttatgatgtaacaaataattatgtcatgcaataaaatgcaaaataattacttaaaatgtgattttctgaatttctgtttagattctgtcactcacagttgaagagtacctatgataaaaattacagacttctacatgctttgtaagtgggaaacactgccgattttgcaggttatcaaatacttgttctcccccacTGTATCTGCTTTCTGGCCTCATTAGGAAAGCTGGGTTTTTGGTTGGCTCTAAGACCCTATTGTTAAGACCATGTGTACTTCTCTCCCTCAGGTTTCATGTTCTAATAGTCCAACTGTAACACCAAGCTCAGGAAGCAACAGTTCATTGTCCCCAATTGGACCCATCGGCAGTCCTACTTGCTTAACTAATGGTAGCTTATGTTCAGAGTCCACCACGTCCAGTGTGTCATCTCTGACGTCTAACTATCCCAAAGCTCCGGGCTTTGAACGTGAGGATCAGGTACAATAAGActgctctttccctctttcttttagCCCATCCTTACGGGCAGACCCCTGCACATAGCTTAGTGTAGGGCCTAACCCGCTGCTACACAGACTTTGGTCATAGTTTTCAATTcatttgtttcatattttttatttgtatgtttttttttgtctttcacttATTCAATGTTGATAATTTATGacccaaacattttataattccATGTCAAATTTAGGTCATGTTGTCCAGTATAAGTTACAAAACATGTTTCCTTATTTAGTTTTAGAATGTCTGAAAACGCTGTGATCATAGTATTAAAATGCTTTTCTCTTAATAAGGctgaacattttgaacatatttGTATACATAATTTGACTTTGAATCAAGTTGTTTGCTCTCTTATAGCTGAAGTAAATGACAATTTTGCCTGGTTTACAGAGTCAACCCTTTTGAGaaacactattttattttttacaatgcaGGCAAATGAACTTGTCATTTGTATTGCACTTTTTAGCCTTGTGATTGGACaatcaaattgtatttgtgGTGTTTTACAACATGTTGactaacagtgaaatgtttATTCACAGGctttttacaaaaaattataattaaaataaatagataaaatagaaatataaagAAGGTATCAGTTGGGCCAGAGTCGATGTACCGTATATTTTCTGTGCAGGTTTGTGCATCTGTAGAAAGTAAATGCTTGGTAACTGGAAGAAGTTGTTTCTTGTGAACAGTgaattttacaaatattaaattataaGCAAAGACCAGCCGGGGTGTAATGTAGTGGGTGATCTTCAACTCTTTGGATGGTTAAGAgggtttaattaaataatattttcctttaAGTTAACTTGTTAGTTATTACGTTAGGCTAATACTTGACTCTTGATGTGGAATCAGTGATAATGGCCAGATAAGTCTGTTTTTTCAGGACTTAAATTGGTTCCTAAATAAATAAGATTAATAGGCTGCAACAATAAAACTAATTTGGGACAGGACTCGCATCTGCATtcatgacaaagcaaaaacttattttagaaatgtgccAATTTAAAAACCAAAAAATTTAAGGTAGTAAAAAATCTTTGCCCATTCAGCCAACTCAAGAATCCGGTGGAAGAATTGACCAAGAAACTAGTTGTGACTAACCAATGTTTAGAGATTGGACCACTTGCCAGCAGCACTTCATCAGTCAGGCTGTTACTAGTAGAGTGGATAgacggaagccactcctgagtaaaaatCATATGAGgctgagtgttttgtaaaagcactttgtgactgctgatgtaaaaagggctttataaaatacatttgattgatttaacgTGCCTGAAGTACTATGAGGAAAAAGACTGAGCCTGGTCTGAATGCCAAGGTGTACATCTGAAAAAataaggtaccactcatcaccttgCAAATACTATCGCTACGCAGAAGGGTGTTGATGGGAGCATCACGCTATGGGGATACTTCTCGGCTGGGCCTGATAGATTGGTTaggatggagggaaggatgaatggtgCAAAATATAGAGAGGTCCTTAAaggaattttttattttatccagAGCACAAAGAACCTAAGACAGATATGAAGACTCTTACAAAATGAAATTGGAACACATAAAAAATCtcatttttctaaatgaatgTAATCAATTTTCATTCAATGTAATGAATGTAATCAAATGAAAATTATTCTATTTATAACGCGTACAAATGTGAATGGGTATGGATACTTTCTAAAGGCACTGTAATTCTAATTTCGAGTTGACGTACCCATAAAGTGCTGAGGAGTGTGAGCACCGTCAACCACAGTGTTCATATACTTTACAGGCTGCTGTCTTGTGTTTTACCCCGTATTTGCTGCATTTTGCTACAGTTAACTGCCTGGAGCTGATTGGGAGCCCGATATTGGGCTAAAATACTTGCATTGTCAGCAAGGACGTAGATGCCAACTGCTACGGTTTCAATGTTGGGTCATGTGAATATCTTGTCTGTTTTCAGATAAAGAACCACAAGGGACATTGCGATCAGAAGATGATGGACCAAGACAAGCAGGTCAATAACTAAAGCCATTACTACTGTCTCTGTATTTATATAGGGTAGCACATGTGTATTGTTTGCTGTTATAATTTCTAATTCAACAGGACCCATTCAATTCCTCTTCATAATTTGCCATTGTAAAGCATGTGATTAGACATGGTGTCTTAATTCTCTTATTCTTAACCAAGCACCAATGCGTGCAAGCTAAGGTAATATAGCCCAACATTGACAGTTCCTAACACTGAACATctcttacagacacacaatagTGTATTCTCTGGGATGAACCCTCTGGCATCCAGCATAACCTCCAGTATAACATCTAGTCTGGCATCCAGTGTTGGCTCTGATAGTTCTTCACCCACCACCTTATCAACAATGAATGCAAAAGCAACTCCATTCTATCCTGGGAGCAATACTGTGGAGTCAGTTATAGGTAAGTGTGCTGAACAATACTGTGCCCACTTTTTTAAGGGCTGAAATCTAGGTCTTTATACAATGAAAAGGTAGGCATTTTTAATAAAGTAATGATAATTGACTTTTCTTTCAGGTTCTGCTCTTGACCTGAATTTTTGTGACATCAATGTTGCGTCTCTTGATAAAGAGTTTGAGGAACAAGAAAACAATAGTCTTGGTTTAAGTAAGGAAACTTTGAAACCTTGAACACAATTGGCCGTACACTAAATTTAGCGTTTACATTGAGCAACTCATTTCTGTTTCCTGTTACCCTCTAGGTCAACGGATGTTGGGAGGATCTGCTCCAGTCAACATTCCTGGCTCTCTTGCACGGTCCTCTTCATTGAATTCCAACTcatccctctctgcctctcctctgAGTTCCCTGTCCCAGTCCCTATCCCAGTCCCTGCTATCAGGAATGGCTCCTCAGCAGAGTCAGTCTCAGGGCCTGCTAACTAAACCTGAGCATGGCCTTCTAGGAACACCCACCTCCTCTCAAAACTCTCTGGGTAAGTTGGCAACAGTGTCACATTACAAGTAATGGAAACGAGCTTGAAATAAGTACGCTTTATTATATTATTCTCATGAGGCATCCCCAACAATTCATTAATGCATCACTGTACAATTTTCTTTGCATACTTTTCTTGGGCACTAAGATGTTTTTGTGATCCCACCTTTATAGGTTTGAATGGGGGAGCTAACAATATATGGGACTTTGTGAGTggcagcttttctcccagcccGTCGCCAGTGTTCAGCAGCCTTGGCTCCACTACTGTGAGCAGCAGCACTGATCTGAAACGGCTCTTAAGAGAGCTGGAGGAGGCCAAGAGGAAGATCAAGCAGTGGGAAGAGGCTTGGCACCAGGTCAAACAGGTCAGATATTAGTCCCATGCAAGAACTATGACTGAAGGTACTGTCTGAAAGCAATGCATCTGGACTCATGCTAAACAAATTGCTTTTCCTTGTACACTTCTTTGTTTGTACCAGGCATGCGAGGCCTGGCAGAAAGACTCCCGTGATGCAAAAGAACAAGCAAAGTCGGCCGAGGCAGAGCGGCAGCTGGCAGTGCAGAAACGAGAGGACACAGAGCGCAAGCTAAAAGAGCTCCAGGGTGACTTTGACGTTGTGTGTCGGTCCCCTGGCACACTCCTGCTACGAAGCTATGGAGACCTGGACCAGCTCCCTTTACCAAAGCTCCACTCCATCCAGAGCCAGTTGCGCACAGACCTAGACCTCATAGACGGGGTAAGAAAGGCCAGATCCCAAACACATTGTTTTCCTTCTTAGTCTCTGGATCACTTCAAGACATGATGATATAGCATGCATTTTGTTCTTggtcaaaatattttctattgagcTGTTCTGTTGTGATTTGTGACTGAAACCACCTCTTCTCTTCCCAACACAGGTAATATATCAGCTTCAGTCAAAGAAATGTATAGTTTGCCAAAAGCACGATCGTTGCATAGTCCTGCAGCCTTGCCAACATTATGTACTTTGTGAGAACTGTGCACCTAGTAAAACAGAATGTCCATACTGTAAGTCAAAAATATTGAAGTGGTGATGTACAATTATTCAAGGTACTATTTAAGGAATTAGCTCTTCAAATAACTACTAAACCATATATAAATTATGCTTactttttctaaattaattgtgtgtttCAGTATTTCATTTAGTGattaaaataaaagtttaattAGAACTACATACAGCTGTGGCCAAATATATATGAACACCCCGCACTCTTGAATAGTTCCCTATTTATTCTAGAATACGTCTAAACCAATAAAACAGTATCTTACAACacctttatttgtttttcaacattgcAGAACCAGTTTTAATTTATAAActtaagtttaaaatgtttgtttaaaaagtaAAGTTAAATGACATGGACTAAAGTGTAGACAACCTGCTACTAGTATGCGGTTGGATAGACTTTGGGCCAAGTGTAGACAAACATTTCTTCACTAGCCACCCCAGAACAGTCCAGCATATCTGCTAAACTGTTCCttgttgtgttttaatgtgtgtttggggtttttCTCTGGCTTAAAAAAAAACCCTGTCCTACAGTGAAGACTTTTGGATACTAGGTTTCCCCATTTACCTCTAGAACACCTGACAGTGCATTTCATGATACCTTGCGCACATAAAAGACCCCCAGTACCAGAGCCAACAAAGCTTCCTAACAACTTCATACTGTCTTCTCCATATTTGATTGTAGGGAGTGTTCTTTAAATTGAATGCTACACACTGATCTGCATTGGAAAAGTGTCTGCTTGTCTTTCAGTGTTCCATAGAATATTTAGTCCTAGATTTAGTCCTTGTTTAGGTTATTTCTTTTGAAGATCATTCATGTTCGTTGGGTTTCCTTTTGTTGATTTACAATCAACCAAATTTAGTGTTCAGAGCAAACAATGCCTTTATGAAGTTATGGGTATGTTTTAAAATACGGTGGGGTTGACTATCTGCTTTCAATGTTGGAGCCCTTCCATTAGCAGATTGTAAAGGTGTTTTGGAGTGCAATTTTCATGCACTGTCCAGCGAAACAGCAACCCCAAACACATACAATTCTTCAAACTTTGAACAATTAGATTAAATATTGCTGCTGAAGAGCTGATCAAATTGACAGTCGAAAggtgcaacaaaaataaaactggtTCTAGGTTCTTGGTCACAACTAGGTTTTTGgtcatttccaaaataaaattGGTTCTGCAACTGGTATGAAGGCTAAAAGTGTTTTAGAAGAAATCAAGAAAAGTGCATGGGTGACAATGTATTTGGctgcacatttattttgtatcgTGATGGATCACTTACATTTTCCAAATAGTTAGGGTATCAATAATTCAGATAGTCCTAATTTGACTGTTCATCACTAACATATCAGTCAAATGTTATTGTGAAGATTGATTTcttgttaaagcactttgttcACTTGGGAATTTGTTATAGGGTATTTTCAAAATTAGCTTTGAGCTGCTTTGTAGACTTTGTTTCTTAGATTACTTTTTTCCCCTTATAAATATGCTAATGTTAAAGGAGAATTTTGCTCTTTTAGATTGTTACTTAACCTTAAAGTAGGCCAATATAAATAGTAGTTTATGGTTCACTTTTATTTAGATTGCCATTATAAATGTGAAAAATTTTCATGTTTATGGCCAAAACACCTTTAAGTAACATCTAACCAAATATGGTTGTGACTGAGGTTAGCTGATGCTGGTGATGTCTAAAATAAACTGAACCAGATATAACACATTCTTCAGGATGAGGAACAATCTAACATCAGGTTGTAAATgttgaaattctcctttaaagcttgtgtgtgtactgtgaaACATACTAGAATATTTCATGTTTCCTATTGTCAAATCATGGTATAGTTCTATATATCTTGTTATTTTTCATAGAAAATTACTTAACAATAGTTTCTACTTCCAttgtttaattaaacattttcaatcaaataagtgcaaacttttgaatgcattttaagGCATAACCAGCAGCTCTAATATCAGTACGGCACATACATGTAAGCTAAAGCAGTTAGGCGATCAATTAGTCTGTATTTTAGTAAGTTCTGAATTGTTCATTATGTAGTTGTTAGAGGAGCATGTCTTGTATGTACAGACGTCTAACATGGTGAATTTTATAGGATTCCTACTAGCCTCTCAAACATGTATAGAACATATCTGATACCTGGCCT
This is a stretch of genomic DNA from Esox lucius isolate fEsoLuc1 chromosome 11, fEsoLuc1.pri, whole genome shotgun sequence. It encodes these proteins:
- the unkl gene encoding putative E3 ubiquitin-protein ligase UNKL isoform X1 is translated as MPSVSKTAANAFPQTEKPTHYTYLKEFRTEQCPLFLQHKCTQHRPFTCFHWHFLNQRRRRPIRRRDGTFNYSPDVYCTKYDETTGICPDGEDCPYLHRTTGDTERKYHLRYYKTGTCIHETDARGHCVKNGLHCAFAHGPHDLRPPVYDIREIQAQEALQNGQLGSGEGIPDLQPGVLASQAMIEKTLTEDPRWQDTNFVLANYKTEQCTKPPRLCRQGYACPHYHNSRDRRRNPRKFKYRSTPCPNVKHGDEWGEPSKCDSGDSCQYCHSRTEQQFHPEIYKSTKCNDMRQTGYCPRGPFCAFAHVERIPSEETMNSLLTAMQSGSQAKLGSQQYSECSVSEWGNGANSISCSNNGQVGNVSCSNSPTVTPSSGSNSSLSPIGPIGSPTCLTNGSLCSESTTSSVSSLTSNYPKAPGFEREDQIKNHKGHCDQKMMDQDKQTHNSVFSGMNPLASSITSSITSSLASSVGSDSSSPTTLSTMNAKATPFYPGSNTVESVIGSALDLNFCDINVASLDKEFEEQENNSLGLSQRMLGGSAPVNIPGSLARSSSLNSNSSLSASPLSSLSQSLSQSLLSGMAPQQSQSQGLLTKPEHGLLGTPTSSQNSLGLNGGANNIWDFVSGSFSPSPSPVFSSLGSTTVSSSTDLKRLLRELEEAKRKIKQWEEAWHQVKQACEAWQKDSRDAKEQAKSAEAERQLAVQKREDTERKLKELQGDFDVVCRSPGTLLLRSYGDLDQLPLPKLHSIQSQLRTDLDLIDGVIYQLQSKKCIVCQKHDRCIVLQPCQHYVLCENCAPSKTECPYCKSKILKW
- the unkl gene encoding putative E3 ubiquitin-protein ligase UNKL isoform X2 gives rise to the protein MPSVSKTAANAFPQTEKPTHYTYLKEFRTEQCPLFLQHKCTQHRPFTCFHWHFLNQRRRRPIRRRDGTFNYSPDVYCTKYDETTGICPDGEDCPYLHRTTGDTERKYHLRYYKTGTCIHETDARGHCVKNGLHCAFAHGPHDLRPPVYDIREIQAQEALQNGQLGSGEGIPDLQPGVLASQAMIEKTLTEDPRWQDTNFVLANYKTEQCTKPPRLCRQGYACPHYHNSRDRRRNPRKFKYRSTPCPNVKHGDEWGEPSKCDSGDSCQYCHSRTEQQFHPEIYKSTKCNDMRQTGYCPRGPFCAFAHVERIPSEETMNSLLTAMQSGSQAKLGSQQYSECSVSEWGNGANSISCSNNGQVGNIKNHKGHCDQKMMDQDKQTHNSVFSGMNPLASSITSSITSSLASSVGSDSSSPTTLSTMNAKATPFYPGSNTVESVIGSALDLNFCDINVASLDKEFEEQENNSLGLSQRMLGGSAPVNIPGSLARSSSLNSNSSLSASPLSSLSQSLSQSLLSGMAPQQSQSQGLLTKPEHGLLGTPTSSQNSLGLNGGANNIWDFVSGSFSPSPSPVFSSLGSTTVSSSTDLKRLLRELEEAKRKIKQWEEAWHQVKQACEAWQKDSRDAKEQAKSAEAERQLAVQKREDTERKLKELQGDFDVVCRSPGTLLLRSYGDLDQLPLPKLHSIQSQLRTDLDLIDGVIYQLQSKKCIVCQKHDRCIVLQPCQHYVLCENCAPSKTECPYCKSKILKW